In a single window of the Streptomyces sp. NBC_00094 genome:
- a CDS encoding 2-oxoacid:ferredoxin oxidoreductase subunit beta — translation MSEPLLNLVPKAEAVQSMKDFKSDQEVRWCPGCGDYAVLAAVQGFMPELGLAKENIVFVSGIGCSSRFPYYMNTYGMHSIHGRAPAIATGLSTSRRDLSVWVVTGDGDALSIGGNHLIHALRRNVNLKILLFNNRIYGLTKGQYSPTSEVGKITKSTPMGSLDAPFNPVSLALGAEATFVARTVDSDRKHLTEVLRQAADHNGTALVEIYQNCNIFNDGAFEVLKDKDQAQEAVIRLQHGQPIRFGAELDKGVVRDPATGDLQVVTVTPENESRILVHDAHAATPTTAFALSRLADPDTLHQTPIGVFRSVERPVYDTLMAEQLDTALEQHGKGDLGQLLTGNDTWTVAG, via the coding sequence ATGAGTGAGCCGCTGCTCAACCTCGTGCCCAAGGCCGAGGCCGTCCAGTCGATGAAGGACTTCAAGTCCGACCAGGAAGTCCGCTGGTGCCCCGGCTGCGGTGACTACGCCGTCCTCGCCGCCGTCCAGGGCTTCATGCCCGAACTCGGCCTGGCGAAGGAGAACATCGTCTTCGTCTCCGGCATCGGCTGCTCCTCCCGCTTCCCGTACTACATGAACACGTACGGGATGCACTCCATCCACGGCCGCGCCCCGGCGATCGCCACCGGCCTCTCCACCTCCCGCCGCGACCTCTCCGTCTGGGTCGTCACGGGCGACGGCGACGCGCTCTCCATCGGCGGCAACCACCTGATCCACGCGCTCCGCCGCAACGTCAACCTGAAGATCCTGCTCTTCAACAACCGGATCTACGGACTGACCAAGGGCCAGTACTCGCCGACCTCCGAGGTCGGCAAGATCACCAAGTCGACCCCGATGGGCTCGCTCGACGCACCCTTCAACCCGGTGTCGCTGGCGCTCGGCGCGGAGGCCACCTTCGTGGCCCGTACGGTCGACTCCGACCGCAAGCACCTCACCGAGGTGCTGCGCCAGGCCGCCGACCACAACGGCACGGCGCTGGTCGAGATCTACCAGAACTGCAACATCTTCAACGACGGCGCCTTCGAGGTCCTCAAGGACAAGGACCAGGCCCAGGAGGCGGTCATCCGCCTGCAGCACGGACAGCCGATCCGCTTCGGCGCCGAGCTCGACAAGGGCGTCGTCCGCGACCCGGCCACCGGCGACCTCCAGGTCGTCACGGTCACCCCGGAGAACGAGTCCCGGATCCTCGTCCACGACGCCCACGCGGCCACCCCCACGACCGCCTTCGCGCTCTCGCGGCTCGCGGACCCGGACACCCTCCACCAGACGCCCATCGGGGTGTTCCGGTCGGTGGAGCGACCGGTCTACGACACGCTGATGGCGGAGCAGCTGGACACAGCCCTTGAGCAGCACGGCAAGGGCGACCTGGGCCAGCTCCTCACGGGGAACGACACGTGGACGGTGGCGGGGTAG